The proteins below are encoded in one region of Lactuca sativa cultivar Salinas chromosome 3, Lsat_Salinas_v11, whole genome shotgun sequence:
- the LOC111901383 gene encoding uncharacterized protein LOC111901383 — translation MASSSLFAPSRWSSPSRSYNDSNLQVDEELTNLKTWESSMTRIPDAETFCSGLACLERLYTCADNLLSLPLTQQAFSNYQHDKLVEELLVRSMRLLDSCGTIGDVVSQVKAHVRDIRSAQRRRKEDLSIDDSFVKKLNKDAKKAVGELKQIDQIYGSKPLNLEHHLSSVIAVLRDVSEVSISVFGLLLSFLSLSITKLKSTSKWSTVWKLIQQKETAGSKYPSETCVETLDSHVEGIEIGLTSMFRNLIRTRASILNIKSF, via the coding sequence ATGGCATCATCATCATTGTTTGCTCCTTCTCGTTGGTCATCCCCATCTCGATCTTATAATGACAGCAATCTTCAAGTTGACGAGGAACTCACCAATCTTAAAACATGGGAATCATCAATGACACGTATACCTGATGCAGAAACATTCTGCAGTGGTTTAGCATGCCTGGAAAGATTATACACATGCGCTGACAATCTTTTAAGTCTGCCACTGACCCAACAAGCGTTTTCAAACTATCAACATGATAAATTAGTTGAGGAGTTGCTGGTTCGATCAATGAGACTCTTGGATAGTTGTGGTACTATTGGAGATGTAGTTTCGCAAGTGAAGGCACATGTAAGAGATATTCGATCTGCTCAAAGGAGACGAAAGGAAGATTTAAGCATCGATGATTCATTTGTAAAGAAACTAAACAAGGATGCCAAGAAAGCAGTTGGAGAGTTAAAGCAAATCGATCAGATTTATGGCTCAAAACCATTAAATCTTGAGCACCATCTCTCTTCGGTGATCGCAGTCCTAAGAGACGTTAGCGAAGTCAGCATTTCTGTGTTTGGATTGCTCTTATCGTTCTTGTCTTTGTCTATTACGAAGCTGAAGTCAACAAGTAAATGGTCGACAGTCTGGAAATTGATTCAGCAGAAAGAAACAGCAGGAAGCAAGTATCCTTCGGAAACTTGTGTTGAGACTTTGGATTCCCACGTTGAAGGGATTGAGATTGGCTTGACGTCCATGTTTAGAAATCTGATCAGAACAAGAGCCTCCATCCTAAATATCAAATCTTTCTAA